The DNA sequence CCAATTCGGGTTAAAAGGATATAAAACTAAGACAGAATTAGCAACTTTTGTGAGTATTTTTATCCACGTTTCTTCTACTTCGGGAATAATTTTAAAATAGTTTGCCCCTGAAACAAAAACTGTTTGATCAGATTTCAAACCTAAATCTTCTCTGTGGATAATTTGATCCGTTTTTAAGTTGGCTTCCGTACCAAAATCAAAGCATTGAGGAGGAATATCAAGGGTAATTAATCCTTCTGTGTAATGCTCTTGAGCCGTTGGCAAATGTTCGGATAGTTTACTGGTAATATAATAATCAATAGAGGGCAGTCCACTAGAAACAGGAGAGTTGGGATCAATAATCTGTATCCTTGCTAATCGGTGAAGTGCTAAGTATGTGATTGAGTGACTTCTTGCAGTAATATTTGTTCCAATGAATAAAACATCTAAGTCATGAGAACGAATTATATTTACTTGTTCTGATAAAGTTGAGGGTAGTTGAATAACTCGATCGCAATGGGCAAAACAATATTTTTCTAAACGATGATTATTGACTCTTAAAGTGAAAAGAGTTATATCAAATTTATCTCTATCTAAATGATTATAAACTGGTAGAGTGCTAAAAGTTTCTGTTTGAATACCATAGTGAGCGGCTAAAATCCCTATTTTGATTTTTTCTTGTTTAACTTCTCTTGGTAAAAATTCATATTCAAGTTGAAAACCTTTGATTCTTAAGGTAAATTCTAAAAGTTTGGCTCTATTAATATAGATTTCTTTAAGATTTTGATCATTAAAATAACAGGGAATAAAATAGGAGTTTTGGGCAACAATTAGAGCTATTTTTTGCCAGAGTTGAGATTGAGTATTTGTTTCTATCTTTTCTACAATATAATTTAAAAAGGTATCATAATAATCTAGGTATTTTTCAGCATCGTTATTATTCAAAAATATCTGACAATTTTGTAAAAGATATTGACAGTAACTTTCTAGGGCAGAATCTGGAACTTGATCAAATTGAAAAATTGTTGAATAAGGTAGCAGATAAGTTTGATTATTACCGATTTGTGCAAATAGTTTTTCCCACTGTGGAGAGGTTAAATTCCCAATAAAAGCAATTTCCGTTGTTTCTCGTAATTCTATTCCCTCCTCTAAGATTAAATTCATCGTTACAGCCGAAACTAACATTTGAGCATCTTCTTCACTTTCAGCATTGGTTGTATCAATAATTAAGGTGATTTCCTCCGCTTGGGGATGAGATGCGATCACGAAGTGGCGCTGCGCGATCGCACTTAATACTTCTGTTAGGGTTAATGATAATTCTTCCTCGTCTTGTTGCCAGTCTGGAAATATGATTAAGTTAAGGGATTGGAAGTTAATATTAAAAGAATTATTAATAGATTGAGCGTTTTCTAATAAGATATTCTGACAAATTTCTGCCGTTTTTGTCCAAGAAAATTTTTCTGCTTGTTGAAAACCTTTATTTCTCAATAAATCTCTGATTCTGGGTTTTTGAACCTCACACAAAGCCTCTATCATTCCTTGTAAATCATCTGGATTAACATAAAATACTGCATCCCCTCCAACTTCAGGAATAGAAGAATTAGGACAAGTTATCACAGGGCAACCACAAGTCATAGCTTCTAAAACGGGAAATCCGAAACCTTCGTATTTAGAGGGAAATACCAGTGCGATCGCACCATTGTAAGCAGTTTTTAAATCTTGATCACTCAACTGAAGTGAATGAATGGAACATCCTTGAATATATTGTCGATATTGTTCGGGAAAATAGCCTTTATTACCAGTCCAAACTATATCAAATCCAGACTTAGTAGGTAACTCAGCAAAGGCTTGGAAAAATAAAAGTTGATTTTTATAACCTTGAAATCCCTCATTTCCGACTACAAGATAATAAGGTTTTTGAATATTATATTTATGACGAAAAGCCATAATTTCAGATGGAGAAACTACCCCAAAATCTTGATCTGCGGCTAATAACGCAACAGTGATTTCTTTATTAACTGTTTCTGGGAAGAATTGTTGTAAATCTTGAGCAGTGTTTTTCGATATACTAATGAAACTAGAAGCATAATTAATAGCATCATGTTTTCCTTTCCAATAAAGATGATCACCATCCCAACCCATTACTTCAGGGATTAAATCATATATCATCATTACTGATTTGGTGGTTTTGGGAATAGTGTAATAAGTGGAAATGAATAAATCGGCTTTTTCTTCATCGCAGATTTGTTGTAATAAGGTGCGATCGCCCTCTAAGTTATTAGGATTATAAGGCTGAATAGTTCGATAGCGAATACTGTTAATTTTAGGGGCGGTGTTGGCGCGATCGAGGACTAAAATATGATTAGCAAAGTCAGTATTTGCCCATTGTTCTAATAAAGATTTCCAAACCCTAGCAATACCTGTTTGATTTAATTGAAAAAATACTCCATCAATTACGATTATGGGTGAACTTACTTCTGGTGTATTAATCATTTCATAGGAATTATTTTGAACATTAAGGGATGGGATAGTTATGTTATTGTCCTTTAATATTTTAGTGAGATACTGTATTTGTCGGTTTTGCTCCAATATTCGATAATCAATATAAAAATCTAAAACATTAACAGGGTAAGTAAAATGTTGAGCTAATTCTTGAGATTCTTCTGCAATATAATAATCGTTAATTCCATCAAAGAAAACGTGCTGATAACCTTTTTCTTTTAAAATACTGGGAATGTTATTTTCACAACGAATATTGGTATTAGGTAAAGTCGTTTCGATTACTAAAACAGTTGGTCTGAAATTTTCCCAATCACCACCTAAAATCACTTCTTCTTCTAAACCTTCAACATCAATTTTTAGAAAATCTATTTTTTGATTAACATATTCTTGGCAAATATCTTTTAAAGTCTTGACAGAAACCCTATATTGAAAGACATCTAAACCTTTTTCTTCTGCTACTTGATAGGCAACTTCTTTGTTTAAAGTGGAATTTCCCGGTTGTCCTACTACTTGGAAAAACTCTAATTCTCCCGAAGAATCACTCACCGCAATATTAAGGTTTATATCACGATTACGATCTTGTGTGAAAACATTATAAAAATCTTTAATAGGTTCTATATTAATACCAGACCAACCACGGTCATAAAATGCTTTCGTGACAGAATCAAAAGTGGGATGTAATGCCCCTATGTCAAGATAAAACCCTTTCATTTTATATTTAAAAACACGATTCAATAAAACATCTTCAAAGTTTTGAGCATAAGAAATAAAATTTAATTTGGAATTTTTATCTCCCTGACTAAAAATATATTTTTCCGTAAAATCATCAGCTTCAATGTTTCTCTCAACTTCAGTCGGATGAACAAGAGGAAAAACCATCTCATTCACAGGTATTTCAGCTAGAGGACTTTTTTTCGATGTGGTATGAGTACCTGAACCAAAACCGATATTAGAAACTAAATTTACTTCTGGTAAAATACATAAGCCATTATTAGCCCACATCGTAAACACCCAAATATAAGCCCAACTACTAAAACCATCATAAACAGATTGAAATATTCTTGACCAATAACCTGCGGCTTGATCATTTTTTAGAAGTTCAAATAACCAACTGCTATCTCTTAACTCTTCCCATTGCCCGATAGAATCATCATATTTTGTCCATGCTCTTCGCCAACTAGCCCACCCCCACACATGACCATAACGGGAGAAATAATAACTATATTCGGTTCGTTTGCGTCCAAATTGGAAATTATCGCCCGAAATCATCATGATTCTTTCATCATCTCGGTATTTCTCTAATAATTCCTGACAGTAACGGAAAAAGGTGGGATGGGGTAAACAGTCATCTTCTAAAATAATCGCTTCTTCTACCTGCTCAAATACCCAATCTAAACCACTACTAACCCGTTTACGACAACCTAAATTAACATCGGAATAGTTAACTAATACCTCACAATCCCAGTCAACTTGATTAATTATTGCCCTTGTTTGTTGACATAATTCTGCTTCTCCTTCTTTGTCAATCCTTGCACCATCAGCAACTACTAATAACTTGGGCGGTTTAGCTTCACGGATAGCGTTAAATATCTTTTGGGTGGTATCAGGGCGATTGAAGATGATAAAAGCAACTGGAGTGGTTAATTGCCATTTTTTTCCTGTATTATTTGATAATTGGTTCTTATTCATCACATTTTCAACTAATGTCTGTAATGTTTGTTTAGAAATATTTGTATCTGTTTGTATATAATTATTTTTCTCTGCTAATGAAGGAGGCTCGGATGAATTAATTATTTCGAGTATTTTATTTTTATTACTGGCGTAGTAAAAAATATTTTGTTCGATATACTCTTGATATAACTCTAAGCCAGAAGGGTGAAGAATAATGCTAGGAACATTAAAATTGAGAGCTTCATAACAAACTGATGACCACATTGTTAAATGATAGTGACATCTTTTGAGTAAAGAATAAAGGGCAATATTCGTCGAAAAGACAATTTCGTAATTAGAAACAGAATGATTTTTTAACATAGAGTCTATCTCCGAAAGCCAATGCTTTCTCAAAGGATGTACTCTAATTAACCAAAAGCATTCCGAAGGCGATTCTTTAATTGCATCGATTAAAAACTCTGGCAAAGGCTCTTCTAAAGGTTGTAAACTAATGAGAATAACTTTCTTTTTACGATCTAGTTCTTCTAAAAATTTCTTCTCTTTTGCTGTAAATTCACTCTCTAAACCATCACTGTTAACCCATTTTGATAACCATAAATTACCAGCACTTAGTGCTTTATGATAGTTAATTTCTTGATGCCATTTATTAATATTGTCTGCTGATTCTTTTCCCCAACACCAAAAATAGTCTGGTAATAATTCATAACCTTTTTCTGGATTAATTTTAGTCCAATGAGTATAAGCACCATGATAACGACCTTGTTTACCATGTTGTATGTCAACTGTTGTTATTCGTAACCTGTGACTAACTGCTATTAAAGCCCAGTGTTCTATACGATAATAACAGGGAAATAAAACTATTTGAGGATCAATTATATTAAGTATATCTTCGTATAGTTTGCAATAAGCATCTAAAGATAAAATTTGATTTTGAAGATTTTTATAGTCAAGAAAAATATCTATTTTTTGTTTTTTTAGATATTGATCAAGTATGTTGATATTTCTAACTGTAAGACACGAGGCTATATCTCGATTATTTTTCAGTGTTATGTTGCTATTATAATATTCAAAAAAAGTAGAAGTATCGAGCAAATAAGTATTTTTATATCTGGGAATATTAGCCTTATTATTATCGTCTTTAATTTCTAATTTGAAAAAGTTTAATTTTGCTTCTATATTTTCAATAAAAGAATCAACAAATCGCTCATATATTTTTTGATTAAAAGTATCTAAATGATAAGTACTAAAAGTATTAAAAAAGAAAAATATATCATCTATTTTTTGTTTTGCTATTTTTAACGGTTCTAGTACACAATTTATATATTTTTGTTGATAATGTCTGTATTGCTGTAGCAATTCTAGATTGCTTTTATCTGAAGATTTAAAACTTTTTCTATCTAATAATTTACTGTCACCTTTTCGTAAATGTAATAAGTTAGTATAGATGTGCATTCTAATTAATGGCCAAATCTGTATATCTTGCCACATTAAATTGTTAACATCAACATTTTTTTCTATATCAACTAAAATATCGATCGCTTTACTATAATCAAATTTTCTGTCCATGGTGTTTATTTTGAGTTATTTAATTTAATTGGTATTTTCTATTACTTCTTGAATCGGTAAACTATCTATCAACTCAGCGACTTGTAAATATTCTTTTTCTGGTAGTGCCTGTAATGGTAGTCTTTCATAACGAGACATTAAGCCTAAATGTTCTAAGGTTGCTTTGATGGTAAGATGCCAACCAAAACGTTGTACACCATGTTCAAAAAAGGGAATCTCTATCTTATCAATAATTTCTTGGCATTTATCTTTTCTTCCTTGTTGATAACATCTCCAAAAATTAGTGGCGAAACGAGGTTCAAACACACCAATCCCATTTAACCAAGCCTGACACCCTTTTTCTGCAAAACGTAGCCATTGTCTTTTGCCACCCCCTGAAATGACGATGGCAACTCTATCTTTGATCGTATCTATTACTTGACGAGAATAGTCATCATCTTTAGCATCTTCTTTGACTGCAATAATATTAGGAATATCAGCTAGACGATCAAGTAAAGACAATGGATAATTAATCGGAGAACCTCCCAAACCATTGAGAAAAGGCATTTCATGCACCAAAATGCCTATATCAATTTTATCTGCAATGGAATTGTAATGATTATAAATTTGATCGTCAAAATAGTATTTTTCTCGGCAAATAATGGAAATTATATCAGCACCAATACTTTGGGCGTGTTGTGCAAATTCAATACTAACTTTAGTGGAACAGTGCAAAGGATCGGCTACAATCACGATATTGTTAGAGTCTAATTCTTTAACATTGTCGGTAACAAATTGATTGAGTTGTTTGATTTCATCCCAAGACAATTCACTAAAACGACTGTTGTACCCCATGACATAAAATATTCTTGCCCCACCTTGATGGATATAATTAATATATTTTTTCAATGCTTCATAATCAATTTCATCATTTTTAGGTAGAAAAGGGGTAATAATAGAAAATACTGGACCTTTGATACGATGACGAAGTTTCTCTATATTATTCATTATTTCTATCTTTTGATAATTTTCTATTTAATGTTAATTTTCCCATTATCCAACAAAAATTGAGCATAATCTAAATCATCTTGTGTATCTATGTCTATGGATGCAATTCTTGACATTACATGACCTTTAACTTTTCCTCTCCAATAGTTACGATTGACTAAAAATGATTTCCACCAAGATATATAAAATCCACCATTGGGGCGATAAATTGGAGTTTGATCTTGAGAGCGTGTATTTCCTGTCATTAATGGACAAGGTTCAAATACTGGTTTAATAAAGTTATCTTCTTCTAATGTGACACTTAATTGTGGTGGAAATTCATAAGGTGTAATACTTACTACCGAATCAATTTCTGAGGTTAAATTCTCAAATCCTGCTTGAATATCCCTTGCTTGACGAAAGGGTGCGGTTGGTAAAAGTAAAGCAATCACATCATATTTTTGTTGATATTCTTGGTTTTCTGCTATTTCACATACCAACTCTAAAACTTTTATTTTGTCTCCTGAAAGCCGCTCTGGTCTTTTATGAGGACTAATTTCATTATAATCATCAGCTAGGGCTAAAATCTCGGAATCATCAGATGAAAGTAATATCTCGTCAAAACAATTACTTTTTATAGCGGCCTCGATCGTATAACTCACAAGAGGTTTGTTGTTGAGTAACTGAATATTTTTTTTCGGTAGCCTTTTTGAACCTCCACGGGCGGGAATGATTGCTAGAGATTTAATTTGTTTTTTATTAATCATATACTAATTTTTTTTAATAACTTTAATCACTAATATTCACTAAAAGTAGTTATATTCTTTCAGATTAAGATCATAGTGTGATGATAGTTTTTTATTGCTATAGGAATAGTAGCCTAATATTTCATTCAAAATCTTTTGATGTTCTTTAGTTTGTTTGATTTTTTGTTTCGCAACATTAATGTAACAATTATTGTTTTGTAAATAATTAAAATCACTCATCAATTGCCCGTTAATGTTTGATACCTCAGTACAGGACAAAAAATAAAGAAAGGGGTTGCAATGTGGGAAGGTAGGAGGTTTGATAGAAGTTAACAAAAAATCACACAAATCCTCCTATGAATCAGGTTAACTTACTTCGGGATACTTTGAAACAACACTTACCATGGCATGGTGCAAGACTCAATTTTCTGGCATTATTCTTGATGGCACTAATTAGAGTGCGCAGATAGAGAATTTATCGGGAAACAATGGCTCACTTATCTGATGATAGAACCGCAAATACCATTTCGTCTCAGAATCAAAGCTAATCATAAAATCAGTGATGGTCGAAAAACCCTCAGTGCCAAGATAGTTTTTGCTCATCTTCAAAAAGGAGAGCAGATCACTCTTAGAGCAAAATGTTGGGTTTGGGGAAGAAAAGTCTGTGTCAGTGCCTTACTTTTGGATGATGGTGAGTTACTGATTATCATTAGCAATCAGAAAAATTCTCATGCCATCAGTGATTATGCTCATCGATGGGGAATTGAAACCTTATTCGGAATATTTAAAACGAAAGGTTTTAACTTGGAGTCCACTCATTTTAATCAACAAGAACGATTAAGTAAATTATTTGCCCTAATGAGTTTAGCAATGTGTTGGGCGATTTTAATGGGAGAATGGTTACATCAAAAAGTTCCCTTGAAAGTCAACAATCATGGTCGAAAAGCTCAAAGTATTTTTCGTTATGGACTGGATTATTTACGAGCTATTATCTTGAATTTAGACTTAAGATATGATCAATTTCTTGACTCTCTTCATTTTTTGTCCTGTACTTAGTAATATAGTTATTTGTTGAAAGCATCTTGTGATTTTGGCTAAACGTTCTACATTTCTCTCTAAGCACTAAGCAATATGGTCTTAATAATATTTCTGAAGAAAATAGTGCAAAGCTATATTCTTCCATACTTAATCTTAATTTTTCTTCAAGTTCATCTAAATTGCAAGACGAAGCAAATTGAAGTGTAAAAAGGAAATTTTCATTAAGTAACGGGTGTTGCTCAGGGCAAACGCATACTCAAGCAGACAAAATCTTAAGTAAATAATCGTTATCCCATCCAGCCTTAAGTCGTTTTGCCTTTTTACCTCGAGAGCAACTCTTTTCCTTATTCAACAAATTTAAAGCAATATGTCTAATAACTGCCATGTTTTCACTACCCTGACCTTTTCTGATTCGACTCTCATCCTCTCTAAACTCTACATCTAAGCACCAATGTAATTTATTCTCTATTCCCCAATGACTCCTGATTCCTTGGGCGAACTTTTCTACTCCTTGGTCTAAACTGGTTAAGTAGTACCTTCTTTCCAATGTGGCTTTTTGTCCTAATAGTTTTCTCTCTGATTCTACTATTCCGATCGTTTTTAATCCCACCCATTTTTCCCTGTCTATAAAATCTGTACCCGAATTTATTAGCCAATAACGGCGTTTTTCTATTCGACCATGATTCTTTTCTATCGTTTCATATTTTTCTTTGATAATTTCTTGATAGTTATTTTTTAATGTCCAATCAAATAATTGTTTGACATCCTCAAATAAATTACCTTGATTACCTTTGAGGCTCAGAATATAGTCTCCACCTTTCTCTATAATATTTTTGGCTATATTCTTTTGACACCCCATGGCATCAATGGTCACAATACAACCATTAAGTTCTAAAACTGCCAATAACTTGGGAATTGCCGTAATTTCATTGGATTTATCTTCCACTTTTAACTGCCCCAAAACCAAGTTATTATTACTAGCCCAAGCACTTACCATGTGAATGGCACTTTTATTTTGACTCCAATCATAAGAACTCCGTAATGTTTTACCATCAATGGCTATTATTTCTCCTTGCGTTATTTGAGCAACGTGATTAATCCAATCTAGGAAAGCTGATTGCAATTGCTTTGGACATAGACGAGCAAATAAACGAGCGATAGTATCATGAGAAGGAATACCATTGGGCAGTTCAAGAAACCTTTCGAGCCAAGATTGTTTACTTTTACCATATTCTTCAATTTCTACCCAAGAGTCGGCACCACAAATTACTGCCAGAATTGTTAATGCTACAATGTCAACTAATTTATGTTCAATTAAGTAACTGGTTCGTGGGTCTTCAATATTTTCAAAATGTTTCCACAGGTATGATTTCTCAGAAATCACGGCTATTAATTCCCTCTATAATCTTTACTATATTACTTTCTCATAAATTTTTAGTATGCGTTTGCCCTGGGGTGTTGCTGATTTTGTGGAAGTTTTTTGCCTTCTGTGCTGTAGAATGTTCCTAAATATTCTATTCTCTGACTTGATGGAAAAATTAAAGATTGCAGATATGTTGTACCAGTCTTGGGATAACCAACATGAATTATTAGCTTTTTATTCATAAAAATAAATTTATATTTACCTATTTAATGATGTAACAAGGAGTCATACAGAAAGGAAATTTCTTTATTTCCACATCTTCATTTGCAAAAAACTCATCTACGGCTTTTGTTTCTCCTGGAAATACTCCATAGTCATCAATAATCAAAATTCCTCCTTGAACTAATTTTGGATAAAGACATTCTAAAATAACTTTTGCTGGTTCATAAATGTCTGTATCTAAATTTAACAATGATATTTTTAATTCAGGATGATTTTTGACATATTCAGGAACTGTTTGTGTAATATCCCCTTCTACTAATTCAATAAATTGATCGGTTTTTTTATGCTGAAGTACTTGTTGCAGTTGTTGTTTGGATATACTATCACTACCTGCTGAATTAATAAATTTTTCTCTAATCAATTGATCATCAGCAAAATCAGTTTCAGGAAATTGATCAAAGGTATCAAAAGCAATGATTTTTTTTGAGTAGGAATTACCTGTTAAATCTCGGAATGCTGCAAAACGAGTTAGCGATGAACCTTTAAAAACTCCACATTCGACGATCGCACCGGGTAAATCAGAAACCATTTTATATAATTCCCAATGGGCAATTATTTTACTTATTCTGTTAATATTACAGGACAAATAAAAATTATTTTCATATTCAAAACTTTTAGAAAAATCTGGCAATTCAATCATATTGTTTTACTATTGAAAAGTAGTATTTTGATTTATAAAAGCCCCTCTAATTTTTCTAGGGCAGTCCAAAAACCTTCTCCTTCATTTTCATGCCCTTGCCATATTTCAGGGATAAAGGAAGCATGGGGGGCAAATTCCTCCAAATCAGAGGCTAAAGCTGAGAAGTCTATATCTCCTTGTCCTATTTGTAAACCTTCTCCATCTTCATCTTGTGCATCAGCAATATGAATGTGAGCAGTATAAGGGGCAACTTGTTTGATAAATTCTTTAAATGACCATTTCTTGGTATTACAAGCTAATTTAGAATGAGAAATATCTAAACAAATTCTATAGTGAAACTTTTGGCAAAATTCACTGATTTGCTGAGCATCTACAAATATATTATGATGCCTTTGTCCCCCAAAGTGCCAAGGAAAAGGGGGCATTGTTTGAGGTATTATTTCTACTCCATTAGTATCAACCTTTGACAGACTATCTAATAATTTATCTTGTAGTTTATCCAACTCAAATGAGGGTAAATGGGAATCAAGAGTAAAACCACCCACATTAGTAACGATCAAAGGTTTTGATGAATGACTGAAAAATAATTTCAGTTCATTAGTGATGTCTATAACTCGTTGTAACTCAAAAATGGATCGTTGGCGATAATTTTCATCTAAAGAACATAAATCAAGAGTATGATCTCCAAAAAACAGCTCAGGGCTGTGTACAATCAATTGTAAGTTTAGCTTTTGCTTAAAATACTTATCAATTGGTTCTTCCAAATCTTTATAACTTAAGTGAAACTCAAGAAAATCAGGGTTGGATTTATCTAATATTTTTTGATAATCATGATAACGCACAGGTAAACCCCAAGGACGTTTGAATTTATATTGACGAGGTTTTATTGCTTGTTCTACTAAATCACTGGGATAAAAATAATCTCCTGCTTGAAAATTTCTTTTAGCAATTTGACCGATTAAATCTTGACGACGATTAGGTTGTAAACCTCTACCGGGGCTTTTAATTTCGATCATTTCTGGTTTGATTATTTCTCCTTGTTTTAAAGAACAGTTAATAACAAGACTTTTTGCAAGAGTTACTCTATTCATCATCTCCCCTTGACTAATTCTTCTTTCACTACTGTTTCCAAGAGCTTCTTCTATTTGTTGAATAGCTTCTATCATGGTCTTAAATTCGCTTGGTAATAAACTAACTTTATGGTCATTCCCTTCCATATTGCGGTCAAGAGTGATATGTTTTTCGATAACTTTTGCTCCTTTAGCTACGGCGGCAATGGGGACGAAAAACCCCCTTTCATGACCAGAATATCCCACCAAACATTGTCCAATTTGTTTGAGATGATCTAAGTAGTTAAGATTAATGTCTTTGAAAGGGGCAGGGTAGGTAGAATTACAATGTAGCAAAATATACTGAGTACCTAAATCTTGTAGTAATTTGACTGATTCTTTTATCTCTTGTTCTGTGGACATTCCTGTAGAACAAATCAACGGTTTTCCTGTTTTGGCTATTTCTGATAGAAGTTGATGGTTTGTTAAATCGGCTGAAGCTACTTTATAAGCCTTCATTCCGTATTTTTCTAGTATTTCTAAACTTTTTAGATCCCAAGGAGTACAAAGTGGCAAAATACCTTTTTCTTGACAATAATCAAAGATTTCCAACATTTGCTGATCTGTAAGTTGAAACCTAGAAAGTAGATCAAGAGTATATTGAGAACCTAGGTTTTCCTTGGCATCATTGGCGTTACCCGCATTTTGATATAAACTAGCTATATTTCGCATTTGGAACTTGGCACAGTTCGCACCAGATGCAATAGCGGAATCAACTAATTGTTTAGCTAGTCCAAAATTGCCATTGTGATTAATCCCGATCTCAGCGATAATAAAGGTAGAAGATTTTTCATGAATATGGAAATTGTCAATACGCATACCCTCTCCATCATGGCGATGACGGGCAACGGCAACTAATCTTTTATTCTTATCAATAAGAGGAATATAAAGAACTTTGTCTAATAGCAGTTTGATTTTTTCTGGTTCATCTCCTACTGTGGCATACAGAAATTTTCTATTTATTACCTGTTTTACAGGTTGTTCTAAATTAACATTCGTTTGATTCATCAACCATCTCAATATATCCCCGTTTGTTAGCAATCCTTGCAATCGGTGATTTTCGTCTAGCACAAATATTATTCTACCTTTATGAACTTCGATTTTTTGTAAAGCATTTAGAATACTCTCCTCTTGGTAAATAATATATTGAGATAGTTCTTTTTCTATATACATAAGATGAGATTTTATTTTATTTGGTCATTTTTGAAGTCAAACTCTATTATTATTTAAGTTACTTTATTTAAAGTTAATAATAGTGGAGGTTTTTATAGAATCCGTTTGAATAAACCTATATTGGCAAGTATAAAAAAAGATTATGTTCAATTTGACTCATTCTGTTTCTTAGTTTTTATTAGACTGGTCAAAAGTTCTTCAACATTGATTTTTAATTCCGCAAAATTTTCAGGCATGATCATTAAT is a window from the Cyanobacterium sp. Dongsha4 genome containing:
- a CDS encoding acylneuraminate cytidylyltransferase family protein, whose translation is MINKKQIKSLAIIPARGGSKRLPKKNIQLLNNKPLVSYTIEAAIKSNCFDEILLSSDDSEILALADDYNEISPHKRPERLSGDKIKVLELVCEIAENQEYQQKYDVIALLLPTAPFRQARDIQAGFENLTSEIDSVVSITPYEFPPQLSVTLEEDNFIKPVFEPCPLMTGNTRSQDQTPIYRPNGGFYISWWKSFLVNRNYWRGKVKGHVMSRIASIDIDTQDDLDYAQFLLDNGKINIK
- a CDS encoding ISAs1 family transposase, which translates into the protein MISEKSYLWKHFENIEDPRTSYLIEHKLVDIVALTILAVICGADSWVEIEEYGKSKQSWLERFLELPNGIPSHDTIARLFARLCPKQLQSAFLDWINHVAQITQGEIIAIDGKTLRSSYDWSQNKSAIHMVSAWASNNNLVLGQLKVEDKSNEITAIPKLLAVLELNGCIVTIDAMGCQKNIAKNIIEKGGDYILSLKGNQGNLFEDVKQLFDWTLKNNYQEIIKEKYETIEKNHGRIEKRRYWLINSGTDFIDREKWVGLKTIGIVESERKLLGQKATLERRYYLTSLDQGVEKFAQGIRSHWGIENKLHWCLDVEFREDESRIRKGQGSENMAVIRHIALNLLNKEKSCSRGKKAKRLKAGWDNDYLLKILSA
- a CDS encoding TylF/MycF/NovP-related O-methyltransferase: MIELPDFSKSFEYENNFYLSCNINRISKIIAHWELYKMVSDLPGAIVECGVFKGSSLTRFAAFRDLTGNSYSKKIIAFDTFDQFPETDFADDQLIREKFINSAGSDSISKQQLQQVLQHKKTDQFIELVEGDITQTVPEYVKNHPELKISLLNLDTDIYEPAKVILECLYPKLVQGGILIIDDYGVFPGETKAVDEFFANEDVEIKKFPFCMTPCYIIK
- a CDS encoding N-acetylneuraminate synthase family protein; amino-acid sequence: MYIEKELSQYIIYQEESILNALQKIEVHKGRIIFVLDENHRLQGLLTNGDILRWLMNQTNVNLEQPVKQVINRKFLYATVGDEPEKIKLLLDKVLYIPLIDKNKRLVAVARHRHDGEGMRIDNFHIHEKSSTFIIAEIGINHNGNFGLAKQLVDSAIASGANCAKFQMRNIASLYQNAGNANDAKENLGSQYTLDLLSRFQLTDQQMLEIFDYCQEKGILPLCTPWDLKSLEILEKYGMKAYKVASADLTNHQLLSEIAKTGKPLICSTGMSTEQEIKESVKLLQDLGTQYILLHCNSTYPAPFKDINLNYLDHLKQIGQCLVGYSGHERGFFVPIAAVAKGAKVIEKHITLDRNMEGNDHKVSLLPSEFKTMIEAIQQIEEALGNSSERRISQGEMMNRVTLAKSLVINCSLKQGEIIKPEMIEIKSPGRGLQPNRRQDLIGQIAKRNFQAGDYFYPSDLVEQAIKPRQYKFKRPWGLPVRYHDYQKILDKSNPDFLEFHLSYKDLEEPIDKYFKQKLNLQLIVHSPELFFGDHTLDLCSLDENYRQRSIFELQRVIDITNELKLFFSHSSKPLIVTNVGGFTLDSHLPSFELDKLQDKLLDSLSKVDTNGVEIIPQTMPPFPWHFGGQRHHNIFVDAQQISEFCQKFHYRICLDISHSKLACNTKKWSFKEFIKQVAPYTAHIHIADAQDEDGEGLQIGQGDIDFSALASDLEEFAPHASFIPEIWQGHENEGEGFWTALEKLEGLL